The Bradyrhizobium betae genomic interval CCCGAACTAACGGCGGCCCCAAAAAAGGGGGGCTTTGCCCCTTGAAAAGCGGTTCTGTCGTCCCCATCTAGCTTCTAACGGCGACGTTGAGCGGAAAACTCCGGCGCTGGGACGACCTTGGAATAGCATGGGCTCGCGCCGGATGTACGCGCGGTCCGCCGTTCCGGGGTCGTTGGCATTTTAGGGCCCTTTTTGGGCCGTTCCCCCCCCTCGGAAAACCCGGCTTCGCATCGCAGAACTTGGCAGCGCAGGACGCGGCGGATATACGCTGCCGTCATGAATGAAGCGATCAGACCGGGCACCGATAACCCGCAGACCTATCAGGCATCTTCGCCGTCGCCGCAATTGTCGGTCGTGGTCCCGACCTTCAACGAGCGCGACAACGTCACGGTGCTGTACCGGCGGCTGGAGGCGGTGCTTGCCGGCATCGCCTGGGAGGTCGTGTTCGTCGACGACAATTCGCCTGACGGCACCTGGGACGTCGTGCGCGCGCTGGCGCAGCGCGATAGCCGCGTCCGCTGCATCCGTCGCATTGGCCGGCGCGGCCTGTCGGGGGCCTGCATCGAGGGCATCCTCGCCTCCAGCGCGCCCCATGCGGCCGTGATCGACGCCGACCTGCAGCATGACGAGACGCAACTGCCGAAGATGCTGTCGCTGCTCGCGAGCGGGCAGGCCGACCTCGTGGTCGGCAGCCGCTACATCGAGGGGTACAAGAGCGAGGGTTTCAACAAGCAGCGCGCCGGCGCCAGCGCGCTCGCGACCGAACTCGCCAGGAAGGCGCTGCGGGTCGAGATCGCCGATCCCATGAGCGGCTTCTTCATGGTCCGCCGCGATCGCTTCGAGCAACTGGCGCCGAAATTGTCGGTGCACGGCTTCAAGATCCTGCTCGATCTCGTCGCCAGCGCAAACGGCAGTCTGCGCGCCGTCGAAATTCCCTACACGTTCGGCGAGCGCCAGCACGGCGAGAGCAAGCTCGATTCCATGGTCGCGCTGGATTTTCTCGGTCTGGTGCTGGCCAAGTTCACCAACGATGCCGTCTCGCTGCGCTTCATCCTGTTCGCGATGGTCGGCGGCATTGGCCTGGTGGTGCATCTCACCACGCTGTTCATCGCGCTGCAGCTGCTGAAGGCGCCGTTCGCGGAGGCGCAGGCCGCCGGCGCCGTCGTCGCCATGACCAGCAATTTCGTCCTCAACAACTTCCTCACCTATCGCGATCAACGGCTGAAGGGCTTTGCGCTGCTGCGCGGCCTGATCGCGTTCTACATCGTGTGCAGCGTCGGCCTGCTCGCCAATGTCGGCGTCGCGTTCTCGGTCTACGACCAGGAGCCGATCTGGTGGCTGGCCGGCATGGCCGGTGCGCTGATGGGCGTGGTGTGGAACTACGCGATGTCCGGACTGTTCGTCTGGCGCAAGAAATAGCGCCAGATGGGCGGGGCTGACGCGCGGATCGTCCGCAATACGACGCTGGTGATCCTTGCGCTGGTGGCGCTGCGGCTCGTTGCGGCCGCGTTCACCCCGATCACGTTCGACGAAGCCTATTACTGGATGTGGTCGAAGAATCTGGCGGGCGGTTATTACGACCACCCGCCGATGGTCGCCTATGTGATCCGCGCCGGCACCATGATCGCCGGCGACACCGAGCTCGGCGTTCGCGTGTTCTCGATCCTGCTCGCGCTGCCGATGAGCTATGCGATCTATCGCTCCGCGGCGATCCTGTTCGGTGGCGCGCGCGTGGCCGCGACCAGCGCCATCCTGCTCAATGTCACGATGATGGCCTCGGTCGGCACGCTGATCGTGACGCCCGATGCGCCGCTGCTCGTTGCCTCCAGCTTCGTGCTGTTCTTTCTCGCAAAAGTGCTCGAGACCGGCCGAGGCGGCTGGTGGCTCGCGGTCGGCGCGGCGGTCGGTGCTGCGCTGCTGTCGAAATACACCGCGATGTTCTTCGGGCTGGCGATCCTGATCTGGCTCGCTGCCGTGCCGAAGCTCAGGCACTGGTTCCTTTCGCCTTGGCCGTATCTCGGCGGGCTCGTTGCGCTTGCGCTGTTCTCGCCGGTGATCCTGTGGAATGCGGATCATCAATGGGTCTCGTTCGCAAAGCAGCTCGGGCGTGCGAAGATCGAAGACTTCCGCCCGGTCTTCATCGCCGAGCTGATCCCGACCCAGATCGCGTTCGCAACGCCGCTGGTCTTCATCCTCGGCGCGATGGGGCTGCACGCGCTGACCTGGCGCCGGGCCGGCGCGCTCGCCTCGCGCGTGCTGATTGAGACCATGTTCTGGACCATCGTCGCCTATTTCGTCTGGCATTCGCTGCATGCCCGCGTCGAGGCCAACTGGTTCGCGCCCGTCTACCCGCCCTTCGTCGTCGCAGCAGCCGCGGCCGCCAACCTCGTGCAGTGGAAGCAGCGGCAGCGGCGCTTGGTGGAGTTTTGCCTGCGCTGGGCCGCGCCCGCGGGCATCGTGATGTTTGCAGCGCTGATCGTGCAGGCCAACACCGGCTGGTTGTCGGGCTATCGCCGCGATGCGACCGTGCGCAGCGTCGGCGTCGGCTGGCGCGAGCTCGCTGCGGAGATCGAAAGCGTGCGCGCGCGCAACGGCGCGACCTGCGTCCTCGCGCCGGACTACGGCACCACCGGCTGGCTCGCCTTCTATCTGCCGCGCGGCACCTGTGTGGTGCAACAGAACCAGCGTATCCGCTGGGTCAACATGCCCGAGCCCGATGCAAAGCTGCTCGCGGGCAAGCTGCTCTATGTCGACGAGCTGCGCGCGGACGGCTCCGCCCTCGGTGACCGCTTTGCGAAGGTGACGCAGATCGCGCAATTGCAGCGCAAACGCGGCCCGCTCGTGGTCGAGACCTACGGCATCGATCTGCTCGAAGGCGCCAAAGGCGACGTGCTGGATCGCTCGCCGCCCCCGGAAGCGCGGTAGTTGTTTGTCGTCCCCGCGAAGGCGGGGACCCATACCGCGTGATCTCTCGATGAACGCAGGTGTCCGTACCGCGGTGACATCTGCTCACTACTAGTGTTCGCCAAATTTCTCCCTGTGGTTATGGGTCCCCGCCTTCGCGGGGACGACAGCTGAGAATGAGGCGCGCAGTTGCGGCTAGTCGATCATCTCGGCCCTGGCGGCGGCCTGGCTCGGCCCGTTCCGGTCGCGCCAGAACCAGACGGTTACGACGCCGGAGCGGCCGCGCACCTGGGTGAGCAGCGGGCCTGTCAGAACGCCGTCGGGATCGCCCTGGAAGTCGGCCGCATCCAGCAGCGTATCGGTCAGCGCGAGCCGCGCCTTGTTCTGTGCGGCGACCTCCATCAGCCGGCTCGCGACGTTGACGGTGTCGCCCGTCGCCGTGATGTGCTGGTGGCTTTCGCCGAGACGAGAGGCGACGATCGGACCGAAATGCGCGCCGATCTTGAAGCCGAGCCGGCCGCCGATCGCAGGGGGTAGCGCCGCGATCCAGCTTTCGACACCACGGTGCAGGTTGATCGCGCATTTCAGCGCGCGTGCCGCGTCGTCGGGCATGGCGCCGGGCAGGCCGAACAGGATCATGGCGCCGTCGCCGAGAAAGCCGGTGATCAGACCGTCGCAATCGACGGCGGCCTTGTCGATCAGCGCGTGAAACGTCCTGAGCAGATCCTGGAGTTCGTCCGGATCGATCTTTTCGCTGAACGCCGTGAAGCCGGAGAGATCGATGAAGACCACGGCTGCGTCCTGCCGCACGGGCCTGGACAGGAAATCGGGATCGCGCGCCAGCCACTCCTGCACCGCGGGCGCCTGGAATTGCGCGAGCGACCTGCTCTTGGCGGCGAAATATTGCGTGCGGCGGCCGCCGACCCACAGCTGCATGCCGGCAAACACCACGACCGGCGGCACGGCGGCAGCGAGCGTGGTTGCGGCATTCAGCCAGACGCCATGCGTGAACGCGAACAGATTAAGGCCGCCCCAGGCGATCATCACCGCGGCCGCGACCATGAGGCCGGGCGCACTGCGCCGCCAGGCCAGCAGGCCGACCAGCAGCATCGGCAGCAGGATCGCGGTAAGCGCGTCGGCGATGCGGACCTTGCGGCCGCGCACGATGCCATCGCCGGCGACCAGGTGCGTGATCGCGGTCGAGACCACCTCCACGCCCGGCATCAGGGAATCGAATGGCGTCGGGTAGAAGTCGCCGCCGCCGGCGACCGCGGCGCCGATCACGACGATGCGATTCTCGATCGCCGCGCGATTGAGCGTGCCGTCGAAAATGCTCTGCGCGCTGACGGTGCGGATCGTGCGGCGCGGGCCGTAATAGGTGATCGGCAGCGCGAAATCGGTATCGGTCGGCACCGCGCGATCGCCCAGCATGAGGTGATCCGGCGCGATCGTCAGCGGCTTGTCGAGCGCACGGCTCGCGACGCGCAATGGAAACGAGAGCTCGACCTTGTCTGCCGTCCGGAACAGCATCGGCACCGAGAGCGGCGAGCCTGACTGCCCCGTCGCGACGTTGACGACGCCGACATCGGCGTGGTCTGAGAAAGCCGGAAGCGGCAGCAGGAAGCGCTCGGCCTGAGGCAGGACGGCGAGGGGGCCGTCGCTGCTCGGCTCCACGGTCTCGCTGGCGCTCGGGAAGATCGCCGCGGCGGCGAGCACCATCGGACCGGTGGCGAGCGTGTTCGCCAGCGTGGCGTCGCCGATCGCGGCGCTGCGGTCGACCAGCAGCAGGTCGATCGCGACCACCTTCGGCTTGAACTGCACGATGGTATCGACGACGCGGGCGAGATCGGCGCGCGGCAGCGGATAGCTGCCACCCCGCTTGACCACGGTGTCGTCGATCGCGACGATGGTGACGAGATCGGGCGGAACCTGCACGCCGCGGACCTGGGTTCGCCAATCCGTCAGTGTCGCCTCGAGGCGATCGAGAAAACGCAGGTGACCGTTGGCGTGGCCGATATAGATGCCCGCGCCCCATAGCGCGGTGAGGACGAGTGCCCCCCAAATCTGAACGCGTCTCTTCATTACGTCGTACTTCAATCTTCTTTGTTGTCGGGGCCTGACAGAGCAGGCCGTATCGACTGGGTGTTACTGACCCAGTCTCGCCATCAGTGCGTCGACGCGCGGCTGGCCCCAAGTCTTGACGATCAATGGACCGGTTGCCTCGACATCGACGCCTTCGCCGGGACCCAAGACGACACCGCGTCCGCGAGCCCTGCGGGTCACGCCGACACGACCATCGGCAACGAACACGGAGGTCTTTGCATCTGCGACATCGACCGCCCATCTGGTGCCACGTACCGCGGCGATCGCTTGCGGCGTCAGCACCTTGAAGGGATTGCCGCCGGGCTTTTTGGGCACTTCGACCAGCAGCGCTTTGCTGCTCAACTCCACGGAGTCTATATGTCCGTCGCGGTTGGTGTCCTTTAGTTCAAATCGGGCACCACTTTCGGCGACGATGGTGATGCCGTTGTCGCAGCGCCAGGTCTGCGTGCCCGCGGCCGTCGGCGATGCCGTGCAACCCGCCTTGGCGGCAGGCTGCGCCCCCGCAGATCCAGTCAACAGAACCAACCCCGCTAGGGCGAAAAACCCGGCGCGCGCGACCCCTCTCATGCCAGCCTCCGTTTGCGTGCCCGGCACAGTTCAAGGCGATGTTGATACGGCACCGTATCACACGCAGAGGCTGCTGAAAAGTGCCGCTCAGGCAGCTATTTCCTCGCAGCGGCATTTTCCAGACGAGCTCGATCAACTTTCAGTCAGGGCACGACGGAGGGGGTCAAGGAGGCGGCAGGCGGGAGGCGGGACGCACCAGCCTCGCACAACGATTCCCCGTTATCGTCCGGGTATTGAAGACCACGAAAACGACTTGGTTGGATGGCCTAGAGAGGCGGCCGGAGAGGTCTGTTGATCACGCTGAACCGGCCGAGAATTATAGTTAACAGCCTCGCCTAAGTCCGTAATTCTGCGGGTGTTTTCTCAAAATGGCACAGCGTTAACGAGTTGCCCTACATCTGCCCGAACTTAATCCGCATTTAACTAAAAGTCGCCTTAATGACGCTCCGAGCCTCTGCGAAATGCTGTTCCCGGATCGTGACCAGCGGCACTTCTAAGGGGGACTTAGTGACACCGTCCTGGACGCAAGGCGAATGAGTACGAGTATCGCTGCGCAAAGTAACGCGGCACGGAAGTCCAAGAAATTCTCCAAGAATAATTCGCGGAAATCTTCCCGGAACATGACCACGACCAATTGGCTTGGCGCTGCCGCCATCGGCTGCGCCGTGCTCGGCGCCGGCTGGACCGTCTATACCAACGTGCTCGGCGCGAGCGTCTATCCAAGCGTCGGCAGCACCGGCTTTGACGAGCCCGTGATCAAGCGCGCGCCCAAGGTGGCGCTGCGCGAGGCGGGCGACGCCATCAAGGAAGCCTTCGCGCTATTGCCCGACCGGCTCCAGGTCGCAGCTCCGATCTCGCGCGAGATGTTCAACGAGCGCTTTGCCGCGGCCGCGACTCAAGGCGTGGCGTCAAATGCGGCGAGCGCTGTGCCCGCGACTCAGGTTGCCGTCGCCAAAGACGCTCCGAAGCAGAGCGTGATCGCAAAGGTCGCCGAGGCGCTGAAGCCGGCGGCACCGGCCAAGGTCGCGGATGCGGCCAAGGCCAAGCGCGGCGCCGATGCGCCGGTGCAACTGGCGTCAGCCGATCCGGCCGAGATCGTCCCGGCGCCCGAAGCAAAGCCAAAGTCGTTCGCCGATCGCGCCAAGGCTGCGGTGATGTCGATCACCGGTCCCCGCCAGTCGATGGTGGACAAGCTCTGGGGCAAGCGCGAGCCCTCCGGCGGCCTGCTCGCCTATGCCTCCGCCGATGCCAGCGTGACCGCCTCGATCGCACCGCGGGAGCAAAATCCCATGCTCGGCGGTTCGGCGCCCTATGAGCGCGATACCGCGGTCTACGACATCTCCGCCAAGACGGTTTACCTGCCCGACGGTACCAAGCTCGAGGCGCATTCCGGCCTCGGCTCCAATCTCGACGATCCGCGCTCGTCGAAGGTGCGGATGCGCGGCGTGACGCCGCCGCACATCTACACGCTGAAGCCGCGCGAGGCACTGTTCCACGGCGTGCCGGCGCTGCGCCTGACCCCGATCGGCGGCGAGAGCGCGATCTATGGCCGCGACGGCCTGCTCGCGCACACCTTCATGCTCGGGCCGAACGGCGACTCCAACGGCTGCGTGTCGTTCAAGGATTACTACGCATTCCTCGATGCCTACCGCAACAAGGGCATCCGCAAGCTCGCGGTGCTGGCGCGGGTGGATTGATCCCGGCTCGTTCTCGATGATGCAAAAGGGCCGCTCGCAGCGGCCCTTTTTTTGTCCTGTTCGTGGACGTGCTCAGCCCGGCCAGCACTGTCCGCCGCCGTCGATCCGCAGCACCTGGCCGGAGACGAAGGCACCCATGGGGCCGGCGAAGAACTCGACGACGCGCGCGACCTCGTCGACGGTCGCGATGCGGTCGAGCGTGCCGGTCTCCACCATCCTGTCGGGGTCCACCGCGCGGGTGCCGAGGAAGCGGCCAGTGCGGGTATCGCCGGGCGCGATGCAGTTGACGGCGATGTCGTAGGGGCGGAGCTGGTCGGCGAGGCATCGCGTGTAATGGGTCACGCCGGCCTTCGACACCGCGTAGATCGCGCCGTTGGTGCGTCCCTTGAAAGCGACCGAGCCCAGCGTGACGATGCGGCCGCGCCGCCGCTCCATCATGCCCTTCGCGACCGCCTGGCAGGTCAGGATGGTGGAGAGCAGGTTGCGCTCCAGCACCGCGCGCATGTCGGCCTCCTTGATGTGCACCGCGTCGTTCGGATCGGGCTTGCCGCCGGCGGCCGCAATGTCGCCGCCGGCATTGTGCACGAGAATGTCGATCGGTCCGAGCGCGGCCTCGGTCTCGGCGATCACCCGCGCGATGTCTTCGCCCCTGGTGAGGTCGCCGAGCACGCGCTGGCTGCGGACACTGAACTGCTGACCGATCTCTGCGGCCACCGCGGTCAGCGTCGTGCCCTCGCCATATTCCGCCGGCCCGTTCTCGCGCATGCCGTGGATGGCGACGTCGGCACCGAGCGCCGCGAGCTTCTCGGCGAAGGCGCGGCCGAGCCCGCGCCCCGCGCCGGTCACCAGCGCCACCTTGCCTGCCAAAATCTTCGCCGTGTCATGCGATGCCATGATCTCGTTCCTGTCGTGCGATGTCAGTCCGCCGCGCGATCGAGGCCGATCGCCGTCGCCGCGACTGCGTGATATTGCACGATCAGCGTTTGACGAAAACCAGATTGCAGGGACGCATCTCGTTGCGCTTGCCGCTGCCACGGGTGCGATCGAACTGCGCATCGACCGTAAAGCCGTAGGGTGAGCCGGGGGCGACGTTGTTGAGGGCATAGGTGCTCGCCCCCGTCGTCCCCCGCGCGCTCAAGGTCGTCTTGCCGTCTGCCTGGATCTGGCCGTCGATCTCCAGCCGGTTGACACCGCTCGGCCCCTGCGCCTCGGCGTGAAACACGCCGTTCGTCACGGTTGCCGCGAGGGCTCTGGTGAAGCCCTGCGCCTTGCCGCTGGTCTGGCAATTCAACGTCACGTCCCAGTTGCCGTCAAAATCCTTGCTGCCGCCGATTCCGGCATTGCCGGCCGCCGGCGCAAGCGCCGTCTTCTGTTTCAATCCTTCAACGCGCGCTTTGGCGAGGGTCGCGAAGATGCAATTCGGGAATCTGGCGAGATGATCTTCGTAGGCCCCCAGCGTGCCGATGCCGTCCGCGGCCTTCCAATGCGCCTCTGCGGCCGCGCAGGGATCAGCCTTCGGCGCGGCCTGGGGGGCGGCCGGTGCCACCGTGACTGACACCGGCCCGTTCAGATAGAACTTGCCGATGATCGACAGCGACAGCTCCGGGAGCTGGGTCTTGCCGCTGCTGTCATAGACGTCGCTGCTGATGTCGCGGAAGACGTCGCCGATTTCCTGCGGTTCCTCGATGTGTTTCAGGAACGCGGTCGTGTAGGGGCTGTTGCGGCCGCTGCCGTCGGCGGCGGTCTGTCCGGATTGCGTCGAGAACGACACGATCGTGCCGCGCGGTGCCTCGACCTTCGACAAGCCGTGTCCGACCGAGGCGGCGCGCGTCGCGGAGCGCTTGAGGGTTTCGGCCAGCGGATTGTCGCGGCAGGAATCCAGCACGAGGATGCGCAGGTTCTTGGCCTGCTGCAGATCGTTCACGATGTCATCGACCCGCACGAAGCGCTTGAGGTCGGCTTCATCCGTCAGCACGGCGTCGACCGGCATCAGGTAGTTGACGCCGTTGTACTGCATCGCATGTCCGCTGTAGTAGAACAGCGCGACGTCGGCCCGGCTCGCGGCGCGCGCGAAGCGGATGGTCAGGTCCTGCATGTCGGCCTGGCGCAGGTCGATGCCCTGAAAAACCTCGAAGCCGCTGTGCTTGAGCGAGATTGCTACGTCCTCGGCATCGTGCGCGGGGTTCGGGAGCTGCGCCGTGGAGGCATAGGCGCCGTTGCCGATCACCAGCGCGACCCGCGTGTCCGCCGATGCGGGAGCAACGCAGAGCCAGCAGACGAGGAGGGCCAGAGAGAGTCCGGGCAAAAATCCGGGCAGGTGAAATCCTGAAAGAACGCGCATGAACACCGTCCGAGGGAATAATCGAAAAATATTCCCTCAGATTAGCGCATGCCGCACCGACTTCAATGCCCTTGCCGGGAACTGCTCAGATCTGGCGGCCGTGGCATCCCGTCACGCCGGGCTCGCGGCCACCGTCTTGCGCAGCGCCATCTCGGTCGCGATCGCCTCCCGCACGGCGGGGCGCGCCTGCATGCGCTCGAGATAGGCGGACAAGGATGGCCATTGCGCGATGTCGACGCCGGCCGGGCGAAGCAGCAGCAAGGCCCAGGTCAGGTGAGCATCCGCGACGGTGAAGCTATTGCCGACCAGGAATTCGCGGTCCGCCAGATGCGCGGCGGGCGCCGACAATGTCTGTCCGATCCTTGCGCGCGGCTTGGCGAGCGAGCCGTCGTCCTTGTACCAGAAGGTCGGGAACAGGAACGCCTTGTGGATCTCGGTGCCGACGAAGCTCAGCCATTCCTGCAGGCGGTAGCGGTCGGGATCGCCGAAGCTTGGCGCAAGGCCGGTCTCGGGCTTCACATCGGCGATGTATTGCAGCACCGCCGCGCTCTCGGTCAGCCGCTCGCCGTTCTCCAGCACCAGGACCGGCACTGCGCCCTTCGGCGAGACGCCGCGGAAATCGCTGCCGTCGTCCACGATCGTCTTCGTCCAGATGTGGGCGAGGTGATACTGCGCCGCGATGCCGGCCTCCATCAGCGCGATGCGGCTGGCGAGCGAGCAGGCCATCGGAAAGAAATAGAGTTGCAGCATCGCTCACGCTCCGTCAGGTCAGCGCTTCGCCCTGCGCGATGATCGCAAACCGGTCCGACAATTCGGCCAGCGCGACCTCGTGAATCGTGCGTGCCGACAGCGCGCCGCCGCGGCCGTCGGGCAGATCGCGGGTGGCGCAGGCGTCGGCCGCGATCGTGGTGCGCAGCCCGAGATCGAGCGCGGCGCGGGCCGTTGAGCTGATGCACATGTGGGTCATGAACCCCGCCAGCACGATGTTGGTGCGTCCGGTCGCGGCCAATTTGGCTTGCAGGTCGGTGCCGGCAAAGGCGTTCGGCAGCGCCTTCTCGATCACGGCTTCGTTCGCGAGCGGCGTCAGGCTCGACACGATCGCCCCGCGCTCGGCCTCGCGGTCGAACAGGCTGCCGGCGCGGCCCTTGTGTGCGATGTGGAAGATTGCCGCGCCGCTCTGCCGGGCGCGCGCGAGCAGTTTTGCGGCGACCGCGATCGCGGGCTCGGCGTCGGGCAAGGCGAGGGGGCCGGAACGATACTCGTTCTGGATGTCGATCAACACCAGGCAGGCGTCGGAAAGTTTCGGCGGATTGAGATCGGCGCCGGAGAGTTCGAGCAGGGTCTTGGGAGCGGTCATGCTGGTCAGGCCTTCTAAGGGGGATCGTATGGCGTGACACTAGCGCGGCCGTGGCCTGCCGTTGTGCAGGACTATTGCAGCAGATGGCTGCAAATTTGCAGGGAGCGGCCGCCCCTGCTAGGCTTGTCGCCATGAACTGGGACGATCTGCGCATCATCGCCGCGGTGCGGGACGAGGGCACCTATGCCGGCGCCAGCGCGCGGCTGCGCATCGACGAGACCACCGTCGGCCGCAGGCTTGCGCGGATTCAACGCGATCTCGGCGTGCCGCTGTTCGATGCGGTGGACGGGCTGCGCCGGCCGACCCGCCATTGCGAGGCGGTGCTCGAGCATGTTGGCGCGATGGCCGCCCATGTCGCTGCGATCGACCGCATCAAGGAGAGCCAGGTGGGCCCGGTCGGCCGGCTGCGCATCGCCTCGACCAATGCGGTCGCCGAGGAGCTGCTGGCGCCGCACACCAGCGCCTTCCTGCGCGATCATCCCGGCCTGACCCTCGAATTCCTGACCTCCAGCGGCAACGTCAAATTCTCGCGCTGGCAGGCCGACCTCGCCATTCGCCTGCGCAAGCCGGAGAAGGGTGATTTCACCATCTCGAAGCTCGGCGATGTCAGGCTGTATTTCTTCGAGCCCGCCGACCGAAGCGGCGGCGAGCCGGTCACGTGCGTCTATCCGGACGAGCTCGATGCCATTCCGGAGCAGCAGTTCCTGCGCGCCAAGCGGCTGACAAACATGCGCTGCGTCACCGACAATGTCCGCATCATCAAAACCCTGATCCGGTCGCATCAGGCCGTCGGCGTGCTGCCCGAGCACAGCTGCGGAGACCTGCTCGCCGACCGCGGCCTGCACGCGACGCTGCTGCCGAAGCGCCGTGACGTCTGGCTGCTGGTGCAGAATCATCTCAAGCGCGATCCGGCGACGCGGCTCACCATCGCATGGGTGCGGCACTGCTTCGGGGATTTTTCGCGCGGCTGACGGCCGGTGGCCTTGCCGTGAACGCGGTCCGCCCGTGGCGCGACCAAGTTTTGGGACCGCAGGGATTGCACGCGCGCGAAGGTTGCGTAATCTCGCGGGCAAAAGTTGAGATCAGGCAGGCATGGCCACTCTTGAACAAACGACCAGGCCGCGGGCCAGGGCGCAGGAATGGAAGGCGATCGTCGTCCTGATCCTCCTGATTCCGGTGCTGTGGTCGCCGCCGTTCCTGTTTCGCTTCTTCCTGTATCAGCCGTTCAGCATTCCCTCCGGCTCGATGATGCCGACGCTGATGACCGGCAACTACGTGTTCGCTTCGAAGCGTGCCTATGGCTACGGGCCCTATTCGTTTCCCTTTGCATCATCCCTGATCTCGAGCCGTGTCTTTGCCGCGGAGCCCGAATATGGCGACATCGTCGTGTTTCGCACGCCAAAGGATACATCGGTCGACTACGTCAAGCGTGTGGTCGGGCTGCCCGGCGACCGCATCCAGATGCGGCAGGGCCAACTCTTTCTCAATGAGAAGCCGGTAACTCGCGTCGCTCTGAAGGAGACGGACGGTGAGGCCGCCTGTGGCACCGACGACGCGAAAGTCAGGAACTGGCGCGAGACGCTGCCGAACGGCGCGTCCTACGCTACCTACGACTGCGTCGACAGCGGCTACTACGACAACACTGGCGTCTACACCGTGCCGTCGGGCCATCTCTTCGTGCTCGGCGACAACCGCGACAACTCCACCGACAGCCGCGTGATGACCGCCATAGGCTTCGTGCCGATGGACAATCTGGTCGGCCGCGTGACGCGGATCATCTGGTCCCTCGACGACGACGGCGAGCCGCGCTTCGAGCGGATGGGCAAGGTGCGGTGAGGCGCTGTCATTCCGGGCTCGCGCTTCGCGCGCCCCGGAATGACAAAAAAACCCCGGCATCGCTGCCGGGGTTTCGTAGATCTCGAGGTGGCTGGACTTAGAAGTCCATGCCGCCCATGCCGCCGCCCGGGGGCATTGCGGGGCCGGAGCCGCCCTTCTTGGGCAGCTCGGCGACCATGGCTTCCGTGGTGATCAGCAGGGCCGCAACCGAGGCTGCGTTCTGGATCGCGGTACGGACCACCTTGGTCGGGTCGATGATGCCCTTCTTGACGAGGTCGCCGTATTCACCGGTCTGGGAGTCGAAGCCGAAAGCGTACGACTTGTTCTCCAGGACCTTGCCGACGATCACCGAGCCGTCTTCGCCGGCGTTGATCGCGATCTGGCGAGCGGGAGCCGACAGCGCCTTGCGCACGATCT includes:
- a CDS encoding caspase family protein, translated to MRVLSGFHLPGFLPGLSLALLVCWLCVAPASADTRVALVIGNGAYASTAQLPNPAHDAEDVAISLKHSGFEVFQGIDLRQADMQDLTIRFARAASRADVALFYYSGHAMQYNGVNYLMPVDAVLTDEADLKRFVRVDDIVNDLQQAKNLRILVLDSCRDNPLAETLKRSATRAASVGHGLSKVEAPRGTIVSFSTQSGQTAADGSGRNSPYTTAFLKHIEEPQEIGDVFRDISSDVYDSSGKTQLPELSLSIIGKFYLNGPVSVTVAPAAPQAAPKADPCAAAEAHWKAADGIGTLGAYEDHLARFPNCIFATLAKARVEGLKQKTALAPAAGNAGIGGSKDFDGNWDVTLNCQTSGKAQGFTRALAATVTNGVFHAEAQGPSGVNRLEIDGQIQADGKTTLSARGTTGASTYALNNVAPGSPYGFTVDAQFDRTRGSGKRNEMRPCNLVFVKR
- a CDS encoding glutathione binding-like protein encodes the protein MLQLYFFPMACSLASRIALMEAGIAAQYHLAHIWTKTIVDDGSDFRGVSPKGAVPVLVLENGERLTESAAVLQYIADVKPETGLAPSFGDPDRYRLQEWLSFVGTEIHKAFLFPTFWYKDDGSLAKPRARIGQTLSAPAAHLADREFLVGNSFTVADAHLTWALLLLRPAGVDIAQWPSLSAYLERMQARPAVREAIATEMALRKTVAASPA
- a CDS encoding cysteine hydrolase family protein; protein product: MTAPKTLLELSGADLNPPKLSDACLVLIDIQNEYRSGPLALPDAEPAIAVAAKLLARARQSGAAIFHIAHKGRAGSLFDREAERGAIVSSLTPLANEAVIEKALPNAFAGTDLQAKLAATGRTNIVLAGFMTHMCISSTARAALDLGLRTTIAADACATRDLPDGRGGALSARTIHEVALAELSDRFAIIAQGEALT
- a CDS encoding LysR family transcriptional regulator; protein product: MNWDDLRIIAAVRDEGTYAGASARLRIDETTVGRRLARIQRDLGVPLFDAVDGLRRPTRHCEAVLEHVGAMAAHVAAIDRIKESQVGPVGRLRIASTNAVAEELLAPHTSAFLRDHPGLTLEFLTSSGNVKFSRWQADLAIRLRKPEKGDFTISKLGDVRLYFFEPADRSGGEPVTCVYPDELDAIPEQQFLRAKRLTNMRCVTDNVRIIKTLIRSHQAVGVLPEHSCGDLLADRGLHATLLPKRRDVWLLVQNHLKRDPATRLTIAWVRHCFGDFSRG
- the lepB gene encoding signal peptidase I, whose translation is MATLEQTTRPRARAQEWKAIVVLILLIPVLWSPPFLFRFFLYQPFSIPSGSMMPTLMTGNYVFASKRAYGYGPYSFPFASSLISSRVFAAEPEYGDIVVFRTPKDTSVDYVKRVVGLPGDRIQMRQGQLFLNEKPVTRVALKETDGEAACGTDDAKVRNWRETLPNGASYATYDCVDSGYYDNTGVYTVPSGHLFVLGDNRDNSTDSRVMTAIGFVPMDNLVGRVTRIIWSLDDDGEPRFERMGKVR